Proteins encoded within one genomic window of Synechococcus sp. PCC 7335:
- a CDS encoding ABC transporter permease, translating to MTPTDLLSDFLSACLRLSVPLAFAAIGGLISERSGVLNIGLEGMILTGAFVSAATALVLTDPWLAVGLAVFAGAVVGLLHAYLCVSLGVNQLVSGLAINLTAAGLTTYGARLAFETGTVALPGIEPLYIPRFQQLPIVGVFFQQDPLFYFLLFLLPIATYGLFHTHWGLSLRAVGNAPSAADTAGISVSSVRYFCVIICGGLCGLAGAYLTLVHVGFFTENMSAGKGFIALAALIFGRWHPIATTLACLLFGATEALQLRIQAYGLDIPYQLLAMLPYIIALAALTGLAGKATPPAALGIPYRKEK from the coding sequence ATGACACCCACCGATCTTCTATCAGACTTTCTTTCGGCCTGCCTTCGGCTTAGCGTTCCGCTTGCATTTGCGGCTATAGGAGGTTTGATTTCAGAACGCTCAGGTGTTCTAAACATTGGCCTAGAAGGCATGATTTTAACCGGTGCTTTTGTCAGTGCCGCTACTGCTCTGGTACTTACAGACCCTTGGTTAGCAGTAGGATTGGCCGTTTTTGCAGGCGCTGTTGTCGGTCTTTTGCATGCCTATCTTTGTGTCAGCTTGGGTGTCAATCAACTAGTCTCTGGGCTAGCGATTAACCTTACTGCTGCAGGTCTGACGACCTATGGCGCCAGGCTAGCATTCGAAACCGGAACAGTAGCACTACCCGGCATCGAACCTTTGTATATTCCTAGATTCCAGCAGCTTCCGATCGTAGGTGTATTTTTCCAGCAAGATCCACTTTTCTATTTCCTGTTGTTTCTGCTTCCCATAGCGACATACGGACTTTTTCATACTCATTGGGGACTATCCTTGCGGGCCGTGGGTAATGCACCTTCAGCCGCCGATACAGCCGGTATTTCCGTTAGTAGCGTTCGATACTTCTGTGTCATCATCTGCGGCGGCCTCTGTGGACTTGCAGGCGCTTATCTGACCCTAGTCCATGTTGGATTTTTCACTGAGAACATGAGTGCGGGCAAAGGGTTCATCGCACTAGCCGCACTTATCTTTGGTCGCTGGCATCCTATTGCTACTACGCTAGCATGTCTTCTATTTGGCGCCACCGAAGCGCTCCAGCTCCGCATTCAAGCATACGGTCTAGATATCCCTTACCAACTGCTGGCAATGCTTCCTTATATTATTGCCCTAGCTGCCCTCACAGGTCTTGCTGGCAAAGCGACCCCTCCAGCAGCTTTAGGCATTCCATACCGAAAAGAGAAATAG
- a CDS encoding pentapeptide repeat-containing protein, translated as MSKADSPIETAEALLSAYKSQQRNFVHANLPGADLSGVDLKGADLSYADLSSANLSKANLRGSDLSYASLVGANLSEADMRGAMLLGTDLREATLDKASFKDADYDPQKTHFPLDFDPKVAGMQADY; from the coding sequence ATGTCTAAAGCTGATTCACCCATTGAGACTGCTGAGGCTTTACTCTCTGCCTACAAGTCACAGCAGCGAAATTTTGTGCATGCAAACTTACCAGGTGCGGATCTAAGTGGCGTAGATCTAAAGGGTGCGGATCTAAGCTATGCAGATTTGAGTTCAGCAAACTTGTCGAAAGCCAATTTACGTGGCTCAGACCTAAGCTATGCCTCTCTTGTCGGCGCTAACTTGAGCGAGGCTGACATGCGCGGGGCGATGTTACTTGGCACCGATTTAAGAGAAGCAACACTAGACAAAGCGTCCTTTAAAGACGCAGACTACGATCCCCAAAAAACTCACTTTCCTCTAGACTTCGATCCGAAAGTCGCTGGAATGCAGGCAGACTACTAG